Proteins from a single region of Macaca thibetana thibetana isolate TM-01 chromosome 4, ASM2454274v1, whole genome shotgun sequence:
- the KIFC1 gene encoding kinesin-like protein KIFC1 isoform X1 yields the protein MRDFFPPASPPLLLRPPPVTFGQLRSCGDVHAFFDVASDGGERSGSPARLPLEEGGVRSVSGTGSGINPLTSPTPAKQKREGACRAGCGFGWRRTLRLALGCGDSDDWSLRAERGESGWRPLEFKSGGCGAGLVAAGAARVLYPASRAGERTRVPGSPEPSSLPLHSPGACGTEVDMDPQRSPLLEVKGNIELKRPRIKAPSRLPLSGSRLKRRPDQMEDGLEPEKKRTRGLGATTKITTSHPRVPSLTTVPQTQGQTTAQKVSKKTGPRCSTAIATGLKNQKPVPAVPVQKPGTSAVPPMAGGKKPSKRPAWDLKGQLCDLNAELKRCRERTQTLDQENQQLQDQLRDAQQQAKALGTERRTLEGHLAKVQAQAEQGQQELKNLRACVLELEERLSTQEGLVQELQKKQVELQEERRGLTSQLEEKERRLQTSEAALSSSRAEVASLWQETAAQAALLAEREERLHGLEMERRRLHNQLQELKGNIRVFCRVRPVLPGEPTPPPGLLLFPSGPGGPSDPPTRLSLSRSDERRGTLSGAPAPPTRHDFSFDRVFPPGSGQDEVFEEIAMLVQSALDGYPVCIFAYGQTGSGKTFTMEGGPGGDPQLEGLIPRALRHLFSVAQELSGQGWTYSFVASYVEIYNETVRDLLATGTRKGQGGECEIRRAGPGSEELTVTNARYVPVSCEKEVEALLHLARQNRAVARTAQNERSSRSHSVFQLQISGEHSSRGLQCGASLSLVDLAGSERLDPGLALGPGERERLRETQAINSSLSTLGLVIMALSNKESHVPYRNSKLTYLLQNSLGGSAKMLMFVNISPLEENVSESLNSLRFASKVNQCVIGTAQANRK from the exons ATGCGTGATTTCTTTCCTCCAGCATCCCCGCCCCTCCTCCTCCGGCCGCCACCAGTTACGTTCGGCCAGTTGCGTTCGTGCGGCGACGTCCACGCATTTTTTGACGTAGCGAGCGACGGCGGGGAGCGGAGCGGAAGTCCAGCACGGTTGCCGCTAGAGGAGGGAGGGGTGAGAAGCGTAAGTGGGACCGGAAGTGGAATTAATCCGCTTACCTCTCCGACGCCGgcgaaacagaaaagagaaggcGCCTGTCGGGCGGGGTGTGGCTTCGGGTGGCGGAGGACGCTGCGATTGGCCCTCGGCTGTGGCGACAGCGACGATTGGTCCCTGCGTGCAGAGCGCGGTGAGAGCGGGTGGCGGCCGTTGGAATTCAAAAGTGGCGGGTGTGGCGCGGGGCTGGTAGCGGCCGGAGCCGCGCGAGTTCTCTACCCTGCTTCGCGAGCGGGCGAGAGAACGCGAGTCCCAGGATCCCCGGAACCCAGTTCTCTTCCACTGCATTCCCCCGGCGCGTGTGGGACCGAGGTGGACATGGATCCGCAG AGGTCCCCCCTGTTGGAAGTAAAGGGGAACATAGAACTGAAGAGACCTCGGATTAAGGCCCCTTCCCGGCTGCCTCTCTCAGGAAGCAGACTCAAGAGGAGGCCTGACCAGATGGAAGATGGCCTGGAGCCTGAGAAG AAACGGACAAGAGGCCTGGGTGCAACGACCAAAATTACCACATCCCACCCAAGAGTTCCATCCCTCACTACAGTGCCACAGACACAAGGCCAGACCACAG CTCAAAAAGTTTCCAAGAAGACAGGACCCCGGTGTTCCACAGCTATTGCCACAG GGTTGAAGAACCAGAAGCCAGTTCCTGCTGTTCCTGTCCAGAAGCCTGGCA CATCAGCTGTTCCTCCCATGGCAGGAGGGAAGAAACCCAGCAAACGTCCAGCCTGGGACTTAAAGGGTCAGTTATGTGACCTAAACGCAGAACTAAAACGCTGCCGTGAGAGGACTCAAACATTGGACCAAGAGAACCAGCAGCTTCAGGACCAGCTCAGAGATGCCCAACAGCAGGCCAAGGCCCTGGGGACAGAGCGCAGGACACTGGAGGGGCATTTAGCCAAGGTACAGGCCCAGGCTGAGCAGGGCCAACAGGAGCTGAAGAACTTGCGTGCTTGTGTCCTGGAGCTGGAAGAGCGGCTGAGCACGCAGGAGGGCTTGGTGCAAGAGCTTCAGAAAAAACAAGTGGAATtgcaggaagaaaggaggggacTGACGTCCCAACTAGAGGAGAAGGAG AGGAGGCTGCAGACATCAGAAGCAGCCCTGTCAAGCAGCCGAGCAGAGGTGGCATCTCTGTGGCAGGAGACTGCGGCCCAGGCAGCCTTACTGGCTGAGCGGGAAGAACGTCTTCACGGGCTAGAAATGGAGCGCCGGCGACTGCACAACCAGCTGCAGGAACTCAAGGGCAACATCCGTGTATTCTGCCGGGTCCGCCCTGTCCTTCCGGGGGAGCCCACTCCACCCCCCGGCCTCCTCCTGTTTCCCTCTGGCCCTGGTGGGCCCTCTGATCCTCCAACCCGCCTTAGCCTCTCCCGGTCTGACGAGCGGCGTGGGACCCTGAGTGGGGCACCAGCCCCACCAACTCGCCACGATTTTTCCTTTGACCGGGTATTCCCACCAGGAAGTGGACAGGATGAAGTGTTTGAAGAGATTGCCATGCTTGTCCAGTCAGCCCTGGATGGCTATCCAGTATGCATCTTTGCCTATGGCCAGACAGGCAGTGGCAAGACCTTCACAATGGAGGGTGGGCCTGGGGGAGACCCCCAGTTGGAGGGGCTGATCCCTCGGGCCCTACGGCACCtcttctctgtggcccaggagcTGAGTGGTCAGGGCTGGACCTACAGCTTTGTAGCAAGCTACGTAGAGATCTACAATGAGACTGTCCGGGACCTGCTGGCCACTGGAACCCGGAAGGGTCAAGGGGGCGAGTGTGAGATTCGCCGTGCGGGGCCAGGGAGCGAGGAGCTCACTGTCACCAATGCTCGATATGTCCCTGTCTCCTGTGAGAAAGAA GTGGAGGCCCTGCTTCATCTGGCCCGCCAGAATCGGGCTGTGGCCCGCACAGCCCAGAATGAACGGTCATCACGCAGCCACAGTGTATTCCAGCTACAGATTTCTGGGGAGCACTCCAGCCGAGGCCTGCAGTGTGGGGCCTCCCTCAGTCTTGTGGACCTGGCCGGGAGTGAGCGACTTGACCCTGGCTTAGCCCTCGGCCCCGGGGAGCGGGAACGCCTTCGGGAAACACAGGCCATTAACAGCAGCCTGTCCACGCTGGGGCTGGTTATCATGGCCCTGAGTAACAAG GAGTCCCATGTGCCTTACCGGAACAGCAAACTGACCTACCTGCTGCAGAACTCTCTGGGTGGTAGTGCTAAGAT GCTCATGTTTGTGAACATTTCTCCACTGGAAGAGAACGTCTCCGAGTCCCTCAACTCTTTACGCTTTGCCTCCAAG
- the KIFC1 gene encoding kinesin-like protein KIFC1 isoform X2, with product MEDGLEPEKKRTRGLGATTKITTSHPRVPSLTTVPQTQGQTTAQKVSKKTGPRCSTAIATGLKNQKPVPAVPVQKPGTSAVPPMAGGKKPSKRPAWDLKGQLCDLNAELKRCRERTQTLDQENQQLQDQLRDAQQQAKALGTERRTLEGHLAKVQAQAEQGQQELKNLRACVLELEERLSTQEGLVQELQKKQVELQEERRGLTSQLEEKERRLQTSEAALSSSRAEVASLWQETAAQAALLAEREERLHGLEMERRRLHNQLQELKGNIRVFCRVRPVLPGEPTPPPGLLLFPSGPGGPSDPPTRLSLSRSDERRGTLSGAPAPPTRHDFSFDRVFPPGSGQDEVFEEIAMLVQSALDGYPVCIFAYGQTGSGKTFTMEGGPGGDPQLEGLIPRALRHLFSVAQELSGQGWTYSFVASYVEIYNETVRDLLATGTRKGQGGECEIRRAGPGSEELTVTNARYVPVSCEKEVEALLHLARQNRAVARTAQNERSSRSHSVFQLQISGEHSSRGLQCGASLSLVDLAGSERLDPGLALGPGERERLRETQAINSSLSTLGLVIMALSNKESHVPYRNSKLTYLLQNSLGGSAKMLMFVNISPLEENVSESLNSLRFASKVNQCVIGTAQANRK from the exons ATGGAAGATGGCCTGGAGCCTGAGAAG AAACGGACAAGAGGCCTGGGTGCAACGACCAAAATTACCACATCCCACCCAAGAGTTCCATCCCTCACTACAGTGCCACAGACACAAGGCCAGACCACAG CTCAAAAAGTTTCCAAGAAGACAGGACCCCGGTGTTCCACAGCTATTGCCACAG GGTTGAAGAACCAGAAGCCAGTTCCTGCTGTTCCTGTCCAGAAGCCTGGCA CATCAGCTGTTCCTCCCATGGCAGGAGGGAAGAAACCCAGCAAACGTCCAGCCTGGGACTTAAAGGGTCAGTTATGTGACCTAAACGCAGAACTAAAACGCTGCCGTGAGAGGACTCAAACATTGGACCAAGAGAACCAGCAGCTTCAGGACCAGCTCAGAGATGCCCAACAGCAGGCCAAGGCCCTGGGGACAGAGCGCAGGACACTGGAGGGGCATTTAGCCAAGGTACAGGCCCAGGCTGAGCAGGGCCAACAGGAGCTGAAGAACTTGCGTGCTTGTGTCCTGGAGCTGGAAGAGCGGCTGAGCACGCAGGAGGGCTTGGTGCAAGAGCTTCAGAAAAAACAAGTGGAATtgcaggaagaaaggaggggacTGACGTCCCAACTAGAGGAGAAGGAG AGGAGGCTGCAGACATCAGAAGCAGCCCTGTCAAGCAGCCGAGCAGAGGTGGCATCTCTGTGGCAGGAGACTGCGGCCCAGGCAGCCTTACTGGCTGAGCGGGAAGAACGTCTTCACGGGCTAGAAATGGAGCGCCGGCGACTGCACAACCAGCTGCAGGAACTCAAGGGCAACATCCGTGTATTCTGCCGGGTCCGCCCTGTCCTTCCGGGGGAGCCCACTCCACCCCCCGGCCTCCTCCTGTTTCCCTCTGGCCCTGGTGGGCCCTCTGATCCTCCAACCCGCCTTAGCCTCTCCCGGTCTGACGAGCGGCGTGGGACCCTGAGTGGGGCACCAGCCCCACCAACTCGCCACGATTTTTCCTTTGACCGGGTATTCCCACCAGGAAGTGGACAGGATGAAGTGTTTGAAGAGATTGCCATGCTTGTCCAGTCAGCCCTGGATGGCTATCCAGTATGCATCTTTGCCTATGGCCAGACAGGCAGTGGCAAGACCTTCACAATGGAGGGTGGGCCTGGGGGAGACCCCCAGTTGGAGGGGCTGATCCCTCGGGCCCTACGGCACCtcttctctgtggcccaggagcTGAGTGGTCAGGGCTGGACCTACAGCTTTGTAGCAAGCTACGTAGAGATCTACAATGAGACTGTCCGGGACCTGCTGGCCACTGGAACCCGGAAGGGTCAAGGGGGCGAGTGTGAGATTCGCCGTGCGGGGCCAGGGAGCGAGGAGCTCACTGTCACCAATGCTCGATATGTCCCTGTCTCCTGTGAGAAAGAA GTGGAGGCCCTGCTTCATCTGGCCCGCCAGAATCGGGCTGTGGCCCGCACAGCCCAGAATGAACGGTCATCACGCAGCCACAGTGTATTCCAGCTACAGATTTCTGGGGAGCACTCCAGCCGAGGCCTGCAGTGTGGGGCCTCCCTCAGTCTTGTGGACCTGGCCGGGAGTGAGCGACTTGACCCTGGCTTAGCCCTCGGCCCCGGGGAGCGGGAACGCCTTCGGGAAACACAGGCCATTAACAGCAGCCTGTCCACGCTGGGGCTGGTTATCATGGCCCTGAGTAACAAG GAGTCCCATGTGCCTTACCGGAACAGCAAACTGACCTACCTGCTGCAGAACTCTCTGGGTGGTAGTGCTAAGAT GCTCATGTTTGTGAACATTTCTCCACTGGAAGAGAACGTCTCCGAGTCCCTCAACTCTTTACGCTTTGCCTCCAAG